From the Lolium rigidum isolate FL_2022 chromosome 2, APGP_CSIRO_Lrig_0.1, whole genome shotgun sequence genome, one window contains:
- the LOC124691255 gene encoding mannose/glucose-specific lectin-like — MADSVKVGPWGAPSGKPCDINSYSSPQRLVSISICSNETPGGCINGFSFTYVDQTGKAISSETWGTNFIGCVTTIKMNPGEHVNHVSGTANNRGVTSLKLGTNQTEHGPYGWPSGPEFSVPVRQGKSEVVAFFGHSGDTLKALGVYVPGTKESPVKVGPWGGHAGSSRDLLASNMPERLQSVAIRSSERSGGRIYGFSYTYLDKNGQYIRVGPWGSKTKGQKREFTMNDGNYINFISGTHDEYGITSLKFVNSEEEVYGPFGCPAGAAFSVPLPENGAAVGFFGRSGADGLVGFGAYVAPQDDD, encoded by the exons ATGGCA GACTCAGTGAAGGTTGGTCCGTGGGGTGCACCAAGCGGGAAACCTTGCGACATCAACAGCTATAGCAGTCCCCAGCGCCTTGTGAGCATCAGCATCTGCAGCAACGAGACCCCGGGAGGCTGCATCAATGGCTTCTCCTTCACCTATGTCGACCAAACCGGAAAGGCCATCTCGTCCGAAACATGGGGCACTAACTTCATCGGATGTGTCACTact ATTAAGATGAATCCTGGCGAGCATGTGAACCACGTGAGCGGCACCGCGAACAACAGAGGGGTGACCTCTCTCAAGCTGGGTACCAACCAGACGGAGCATGGCCCCTACGGATGGCCGTCGGGGCCGGAGTTCAGCGTGCCGGTGCGGCAGGGCAAGAGTGAGGTGGTTGCCTTCTTCGGCCACTCAGGCGACACCCTCAAGGCCCTAGGCGTGTACGTGCCGGGGACGAAGGAGTCTCCGGTGAAGGTTGGTCCATGGGGCGGGCACGCCGGCTCATCCAGGGACCTCTTGGCGAGCAACATGCCAGAGCGGCTGCAGAGCGTCGCCATCCGCAGCAGCGAGAGGTCCGGAGGCCGCATCTACGGCTTCTCCTACACCTATCTCGACAAGAACGGGCAGTACATCCGCGTCGGCCCCTGGGGGTCCAAGACCAAGGGGCAGAAGCGCGAGTTCACCATGAACGATGGCAACTACATAAACTTCATCAGTGGCACCCACGATGAATACGGCATCACCTCGCTCAAGTTCGTCAATTCCGAAGAAGAAGTATATGGCCCATTTGGGTGCCCGGCGGGAGCTGCCTTCAGCGTGCCACTGCCGGAGAATGGCGCTGCTGTCGGTTTCTTCGGCAGGTCTGGTGCTGATGGCCTTGTAGGCTTTGGTGCCTATGTGGCGCCGCAAGACGACGACTAG